Proteins co-encoded in one Ictalurus furcatus strain D&B chromosome 9, Billie_1.0, whole genome shotgun sequence genomic window:
- the LOC128612298 gene encoding procathepsin L-like, translated as MDFLMFCRMRVLLAIISFVALASADRISLEDLEFSAWKLKFGKIYKSVEEESQRKMIWLENRKMVLVHNMLADQGLKSYRLGMNYFSDLDNQEYRQSVFKGCLRSFNSTKRHSASTFLRQAGGAVLPDTVDWRDKGYVTKVKDQKDCGSCWAFSATGALEGQTFRKTAKLVSLSEQQLVDCSRSFGNMGCGGGWMHWSFEYVKENGGLDTEDSYPYEAKDGPCRYNPATTGATCTGYVNITYTDENALQEAVATIGPISVAIDAGHISFGQYTSGIYDEPNCSSTDLDHGVLVVGYGTENGQDYWLVKNSWGLDWGDKGYIKMSRNKNNQCGIATSASYPLV; from the exons ATGGATTTTCTCATGTTTTGCAGAATGAGGGTTTTGCTTGCCATCATCTCTTTTGTGGCACTGGCCAGTGCAGACAGAATCTCTCTGGAAGACCTGGAGTTCAGTGCCTGGAAATTGAAGTTTG gtaAGATCTATAAGTCTGTAGAGGAAGAGTCTCAGCGTAAGATGATCTGGCTGGAAAATCGCAAGATGGTCCTGGTACATAACATGCTGGCTGACCAGGGCCTTAAGAGCTACAGACTCGGCATGAACTACTTTTCAGACCTg GATAACCAGGAATACAGGCAGTCTGTATTTAAGGGCTGCCTGCGATCCTTCAACAGCACCAAGAGACACAGTGCATCTACATTCCTCCGACAGGCAGGTGGAGCTGTTCTGCCAGATACTGTGGACTGGAGGGACAAGGGCTATGTGACTAAGGTTAAGGACCAGAAGGATTGTGGCTCTTGCTGGGCCTTCAGTGCG ACAGGGGCACTGGAGGGTCAGACATTCAGGAAAACTGCTAAACTGGTGTCACTCAGTGAGCAGCAGCTGGTAGACTGCTCTAGGTCATTTGGTAACATGGGCTGTGGTGGAGGCTGGATGCACTGGTCCTTTGAATATGTGAAAGAAAATGGAGGACTGGACACAGAGGACTCTTACCCCTATGAGGCCAAG GATGGGCCTTGCAGATATAATCCAGCCACTACTGGAGCAACCTGCACTGGTTATGTGAACATAACCTATACAGATGAAAATGCTTTGCAGGAAGCTGTGGCCACCATCGGACCCATTTCTGTCGCCATAGATGCAGGCCACATATCCTTCGGCCAATATACATCTG GTATCTATGATGAGCCCAACTGTAGCAGCACTGACCTGGATCATGGTGTCCTGGTTGTTGGTTATGGCACAGAAAATGGACAGGACTACTGGCTGGTCAAGAACAG ctgggGTCTTGACTGGGGTGACAAAGGCTATATCAAGATGTCCAGGAACAAGAATAACCAATGTGGTATTGCCACATCAGCCAGCTATCCTCTGGTTTAA